The nucleotide sequence AGCGACACGCGCCGGTGCGGACAGTATTCGTCCATGACGCCGACGCGGCCGTCGGTGTCGCGGAACACCACCAGGTCTTCGCCCAGCACGCGCGCCTGCACCGGGTCGCCGTCCGGCTCGCTGACCTCTTCGCTCAGGCACACGGGTGTCCAGTGCCTGCGCATCAATTGGCCCATGGGCGCGTCGCCGACTACCCGGCACAGCAGTTCATTTTCTTCAGTCGTCAACATAGGGGCTCCTTCATGTCGGGATAAGGCGCGCGATGGGCCGCGGCGCGCGGGTCCGGGGTGTTCCGCCCCGCGCGCCGCCCGGGGACAGGGCTAGTCGGCCTTGATCCCCGCCGCCTGGATCGCGCTTTGATAGCGTTTGGCTTCGTCATCGATCGCGGCTTCGTATTCGGCGGGCGTGCCGCCGACGGGCTCGATGCCCAGCGTGTTGAACTGTTTCACGACGGCGGCGTCCTTGACCGCCTTGGCGATGGCCGCGCTGAGCTTCTGCACCGCGAAATCGGGCGTGCCGGTGGGGGCCAGCGCGCCCACCGTGACGGCGAAGTTGAAGCCGGGAATGATTTCGGAAATGGCCGGGATATCGGGCGCCAGGGCCGAGCGCTTGCCGGCGTTGGTGGCCAGGATCCTGGCCTGGCCCTTGTCGGCGAAGCCCGACAGCGAGGGCAGGGCGGCGAACACCACATCGACCTGATTGCCGATCATGGCCGGCACCGACTGGCCCGAGCCGCGGAACGGCACGTGACTGATGTCGAGCTTCAGCGCGATCTTCATGGCTTCCATGGTGAGATGGTGCGAGCTGCCGACGCCCGACGAGCCGTAGTTCATGACCCCCGGCTTGGCCTTCACGCGCTTCACGAAATCCTGCAGCGAGGTGATGCCGGTTTGCGTGCTGGTGGCCAGGAACAGCGGCGAGGTGGCGATCAGCGAAACCGGCACGAAGTCGCGCTTGGGGTCATAGGGCAGGTTCTTGTACAGCGACGGGTTGATGGACATCATCGAGCCGTCGGTGACCAGGTACGAATAGCCGTCGGCCGGGCTGCTGGCCAGCGCCTGCGCGGCGACGACGCCGTTGGCGCCGGGCTTGTTTTCCACCACGACGGGCTGGCCCATGCTGATCGTGAGGCCTTGCGCCACCACGCGCGCCACGGTGTCGGGCAGGCCGCCCGCGGCATAGGGAACGATGAAGCGGATGGGGCGCGACGGGAACTGCGAGGCCTGTTCGGCCTGCGCGGCGGCCGGCAGCGCAAGGCCCAGCGAAGCGCTGAGCAGCGATGCCAGGATGACGCTACAGCCCTGGCGGCGAAGTGCTGATCGATTGTGAATCATGAGTCTCTCTCCGTTTTTCTTGGCACGTTCTTTAATGGGATAGGCCTGGGCGTCGTGCGCCTTTTGCGCAACCAGCGATGTCGTGACGTGCAGCCAAATAATATTAGATAGCTAAGAATAATTCAACGAGTCGAGACGCAAGAAAATGTTTTTCAGAATGGGGATTTCCCTGCCTCTGCGGGGGGCGCGAAGCAACGCCGAAAAGCCCGCTGCAGGCTGGCTGCGCGGGCAGGGAAGGGCGGCGTCTTCAGGTCAGCCGGGCGTCAGGGCTTCACCGCGGGCTGTGTTTCGGGGGGGGCTTTCACACGTCGAAGAACACGGTTTCGTGCGGGCCTTGCAGATGAATGTCGAACTGGTAGGCGTTGCGGCCAGCATACGGCAGGCGGCGGGCGATCAGCGTGCCGCGGCGTTCCGGCGGCACGGCGGCCAGCACGGCGTCCTGGGCGTGGGCCGCCGCGTCGTCTTCAAAATAGATGCGGGTGTAGGCGTGCAGCAACATGCCGCGCATCATGACGATGACATCGATGTGCGGCGCCGACGCCGGCCCCAGGGCACCCGGCTTGATGGTCTCGACCACGAACCGCGATTGGGCATCGGTGCCGGTGCCTACGCGCGCGAATCCCTTGAACCCGCTTGCGGCAATGCCTTCCAGCGATTCGGCGTACTGCCCCGCCGCGTCGGCCTGCAGCATTTCAATGACGGCGTCGTCGACGGCCTTGCCGCTGCCGTCGTACACGCGCCCTTCGATCGTGATGGGCTGGCCGGCCGCGTGGCGCTCGGCCAGCACGGGCGTGAACAGGCTGGCGAGCTCGAAGTTGTATTGCTCGGGGCACAACCCGTACGCGAAGAACGGGCCGATGGTCTGGGAAGGCGTCTGCTTCAGGACAGGCATGGCTTACTCCGTAGGGGTCTGGCGCGCGCCGCGCAGCACGATGTCGAATTCATAGCCCAGCGCGAAACCTTCCTGGGTGGCATCCAGCGAAAAGCGCGACACCAGGCGTTCGCGCGCATCCGTGGGCGTGCCCTGGAAAATGGGATCGAGCTGCAGCAGCGGATCGCCCGGGAAATACATCTGCGTGACCAGGCGCGACCCGAAGTAGTCGCCGAACAGCGAAAAATGAATATGGTTGGGCCGCCACGCGTTGCTGTGGTTGCCCCAGGGGTAGGCGCCCGGCTTGACGGTCAGGAAGCGGTAGCGCCCTTCGTTGTCGGTCAGGCAGCGGCCCGCGCCCAGGAAATTCGGGTCGAGCGGGGCGTCGTGCTGGTCGCCCTTGTGCACGTAGCGGCCTGCCGCGTTGGCCTGCCAGATTTCCACCAGGGTGTTGCGCACCGGCCTGCCGCCTTCGTCGAGCACCCTGCCGGTGACCACGATGCGTTCGCCCAGCGGCGCGCCGTTTTTGGCGGCATTGCGCGTCAGGTCGTGGTCCAGCGGCCCCAGACAGCTGGCGCCGTAAACGGGCGCCCGGCGGTTCTTCAGCGATTCATCCAGGGGAATCAGGGGCAGCGTGGGGCTGCGCAGCACCGACGATTTGTAGTCGGGGTAGCGGTAGGGCGGGTGCGCGTCCCAGTCCCGAGGGGTAAGAATCGTGTGGCGTGGCGTGGAACCGTCCATGGGGAAACACTCCGGCTGCTCAGGATGGATTGAGCCGTCACTGTAATCGGGCTATAAAGTTATGGTAAGTGATGTTTCGTGCGTTTGAATTGCATAAAAAGTTATGGAAAATCCCTTTCAGGGCGGGCGCATCAAGCTGCGGCACATCCAGTGTTTCCTGGCGGTCGCCCAGCTGAACAACCTGCAGCGCGCCGCCGAGCGGCTGTCGATCACGCAGCCGGCGGTGTCCAAGACATTGTCCGAGCTTGAGTCCGTGCTGGGCGTGCGGCTGTTCGAGCGCGGGCGGCGCGGCGCCGAGCTGACCCGCGACGGCCGGATCTTCGCGCCCTATGCCCATACCTGCCTGGGCAGCCTGCGCGATGGCATCGGGCAGCTGGCCCATGCCGACGACGGCTCGTCGGTGACGGTGGCGCTGGGCATCCTGCCCACCGTGGCCAGCGTGCTGCTGCCCGCGGCCCTGCGGGTGTTCCGGCAGGCCTGGCCGATGGCCAGCCTGCGCGTGCACACGGGCCGCAATGCCGAACTGCTGGAAAGACTGAAGGCGGCCGATATCGAATTCGCCGTGGGCCGCCTGGGCGAGCCGGACGCGATGGCCGGCATGAGCTTCGAGCACCTGTTCCGCGAACCCCTGACGGTGGTCGTGCGGGCCGGCCATGCCCTGCTGGGCGACGGGGCGCTGGCTCCGCTGGCGCTGGCGCGCTATCCGCTGGTGGTGCCGCCCGAAGGCACGCTGATCCGCCAGTCGGCCGAAAGCGTCATCAGCGCGTTCGGCCTGCCGCGCCAGGTGGCGCGCGTGGAAAGCCTGTCGGTGTCGCTGAGCCTGGAACTGGCGCTGCGCAATGACGCGGTCTGGTTCGTGCCGTCCAGCCTGGTCGAGGAACGCGTGGCGCGCAACGAGCTGGTGCGCCTGCCCATGCCGTTCGGCGGCACCGATGAACCCATGGGCCTGCTGCGGCGCACCGACGTGGCGCAGTCGCCCGCCGCGCTGAGTCTGCTGGACGCCGTGCGCCAGGCAGGCCTGCAGCGCGAGCAGGCGCGGGTGGCGCCGGGCTAGGGCGCCGGCCCGGGCCCTGCTACGCGGCGGGCTCGCCGCTCCAGAAATCCGCTTTGGGCGGGCTGCGGTCCAGCGCGGCCAGTACTTTCAGCACGATGGCCATGCCGGTATTGCCGGCCGGAACGCCCGCGTACACCGCCGTCTGCAGCAGCACTTCGCGGATCGTGTCCAGGTCGAGCGCCGCCGCGTCGGGCGCGTCGGCCGGCGCCTGCAGGCCGCTGCGGATGTGCAGTTCGAATTCTTCCCAGCGCCCCATCGAGGCCGTGATGGCCAGCACCAGGATGCGGCGCGTGCGGGGGTCCAGCCCCGGCCGGCTCCAGATGCTGTCCCACGCGTAGCAGGTGATCATGCGCTGGAATTCCACATTCAGGGTGTTGGCGTTGCCGACCGAGCGGTCCACCCACGCGTCGCCGAGAATCCTGCGCCGGTTTGCCAGGCCGCGTTCCAGCGCGTCGTGGGGAAGGGAATCAGACATGATGGGGCTCCAGGGTAGAAGAAGGGGGCTCGGCCGCATCGAGCGTGCGCAACAGTTCCACGCAGCAGGTGGCCGAGGCGTGCACGGCGCGCTGCGGGTCGGTGGCCGCGGCCAGCGCCTGGTCGGCGGCGCGCGCCGGCTCGGGGCCGCGGGTGGTTTCGACCCAGTGCCGCAGCAAGGCCGACAGCGGCCGGCGCTGCGCCAGGGCCTGCGGCGCCAGTTGCTCGATGGCCTGCTGCGCCGCTTCGCGGCCGGCCAGCGGAGCCAGCGCATCGGTGCAGGCTTCGGAAAAAATGACTTCGCACAAGGCGTCGATGTGCGACTGCATGCGCGCCGCATCCACCTGCACGCCTTCGGCGGCCAGGCGCAGCGCGGCGGCAGCCCCGTGCACGCGGCGCCACAGCGGCGCCCAGCTCGACAGTTCGGCCTGCCATTCGCCCATGGCCCGTTCATGCGCCTGCGTCATGGCGCCGAGCAGCGACGCGGCCAGCCCGGGCACCGGCTGGGTCAGGGCGATGGCCTGCATGCAGTGCACGGAATTGCGCTTGTGGGGCATGGCGCTGGAAGTCCGGCCGCGCGGCGCCTCGGCCAGTTCCCCGACTTCGAACTGCGACATCAGCGACCAGTCGCGCGCCAGCTTGGACAGGCTGCCGGCGCACACGGACGCTTCCATGGCCAGCCGCATCCACGCGTCGCGCTGCGTATGCCAGCTTTGCCCGCTGGCCCACAGCCCCAGTTCGGCGGCCAGCACCAGCTCTACTTGCGCGGCCCGCTGGCCGATGGCGGCGCGGTTGCCCACCGCCCCGCCCAGCTGCACGCACAGCGCGTGCGGGGCCAGCGCGCGCAACTGGCTGGCGCTGCGCTGCAGGGCCGCGGCCGACTGCGCGCATTTGAAACCGAAGCTGGTGACCTGGGCCGGCTGCAGCAGGCTGCGCGCCATCATCGGCGTGGCGGCATGGGCATGCGCCAGCGCGCGCAGCGCGGCCACCAGCCCCTGCAGCTCGTCCAGCAGGGCCGCCAGCGCCGTCTTGGTAAGCATGGCATGCGCGGTGTCGACCGCGTCTTGCGTGGTGGTGCCCCAATGCAGGTAGGGCAGCGCGTCGGGGGCCTGGCCGGCCAGGAAGCCGCGGATGGGATCGACCAGCCCGATGCCGAACGCACCCGTGCGGCGCGCCCGTTCGATGAAATCGCCGCGGTCCAGCTCGACGGCCGCGCAGGCCTCGGCAATGGCGGCCGCCGCCGCGGCCGGCACCAGGCCGGCCGCGGCCTGGGCGGCGGCCAGCCCGGCCTCGAAGCGCAGCAGCGCCTCCAGCCATTGGCGGTCCGAGAACAGTTCAGTATCGCCGGCCGGATCCAGGCACTGGTCGATCAGGGACGCTGCCATCGCGGGCTTGCCGGTGTTCATACCGATGCACCGGAGACCGTGATTACGTGGCCCCACTTGCGGCTTTCTTCCTGGATCCGGCGCGCGTATTCGGCGGTGTTGCCCAGCATGGGCTCGGCGCCTTCCACCGCCAGCCTGGACTGGAAGCCGGGCGTGGCGGCAACTTTGAGTATGCGGGCCTCGAGCTGCCGCACCGCGTCGGCGGGCGCCGCCCTGGGGGCCAGGATGCCGTAGGTAAGCGTGCTTTCGAAATCGGCCAGCGCCGGCACGCCCGATTCGATCATGGTGGGCACATCGGGCATCAGCTGCATGCGTTTGGCGCTGGTGACGGCCAGGGCGCGCAACTTGCCGGACTTGACCAGCGACATGGCGGCCGGAATGACGCTGAAGCTGAAGTCGACCTGCCCGCCGGCCACATCCGCCAGCGCGGGCGCGGTGCCCTTGTAGGGCACGTGCACCGCCCGCGCGCCCAGGGTCTGCAGGAACATTTCCCCGGTCAGGTGGCCGCCGGTGCCCGTGCCGCTGGACGCGTAATCCATGTCGGACCCCTTGGCGCGCAAGGCGTCGGCCAGCTGCGCCACACTCTGTATGGGCGATTCGGCCGGCACCACCAGCAGCAGGGCCGAAGACGCGAACATGGCGACCGGCTGCAGGTCGGTCGAGGCATTGAATTTCAGGTTCTTGTACAGCACCGGGTTGATCGACACCGTGCCGGTATGGCCCAGCAAAAAGGTGTTGCTCTGCGCCGAGGCGCGCACCACCTGCTCGGTGCCCACGTTGCCGCCGGCCCCCGGCTTGTTTTCCACGATCACGTCCAGCTTGAACATTTCGTTCAGACCGTGCGCCAGCTGGCGGGCCAGCACGTCGTTGCCGCCGCCCGGCGCGAAGGGCACGATGATGCGCATGGCGGGGCTGGCGCCCTGCGCCCAGGCCGGCGCCAGCGACGCGGCGGCCAGCCCGAGCGCGGCGGCCAGCGCATGGCGGCGCGAAGGTGAAGACGGGGCGGGGCGGCTCATTGGATTTCCTTGTTCTGCGTATAGGGGGCCGGCAGGGGCCGAACAGAACATTGTCGTGCGCCGCGGCCATGGCAATACAGTATGCGCTGCTTTCATCAAATGAAAGAAAATACAGGCAATGGATATCCGCTACCTGAATCACTTCCTGAAGGTTGTCGCCGTCGGCTCGATGTCGGAAGCCGCGCGCCAGCTTGGCCTGAGCCCGGCCGCCGTGGCCCAGCAGATGCGCGCGCTCGAGCGCGAACTGGACGTTTCCCTGCTGGTGCGCCAGGGGCGCAGCGTGCGGCCCACCGCCGCCGGGCAGCGGCTGGTCGAACGCGGCCGCGCCCTGGTGCAGGACGCCGACGCGCTGCGCGACTGGGTCGCCACCGATGAAGAGGCGGGCGAGCTGCGCCTGGGCACGGTCAATACGGCGCTGCACGGTTTCCTGCCCGACATCCTGCAGGCCTTCACCGAGCGGCAGCCTCGCGTGCGCATCGCGCTGCGCATCGGCATCACGCCGGCGCTGTACAGCGCGCTGGTGCAGTCAGAGCTGGACGCAGCCCTGTGCCTGAAGCTGTCGTTCGACCTGCCCAAGACCGTCTGCTGGACGCCGCTGCGCCAGGAGCCGCTGGTGGTGCTGGCGCATGCGCGCGATGCCGGGCGCGATCCGCTCGAGCTGTTGCGCAACGAGCCGCTGGTGCGCTACGACAGGCAGCTGGCCGGCGGCAGCCTGGCGCAGCGCTACCTGCAGGCCCAGGGCATACGCCCGCACGAGCGGATCGAGCTGAATTCCGTCATGGCGATCGCTTTGCTGGTGGAACGGGGCCTGGGCGTCGGGCTGGTGCCCGATATCGGCCAGGGCCTGGCCGGCCAGCACCTGCGCAAGCTCGCCGTTCCGCCCGTGCCGGGCGAGGGCGGCGCGCTGGCGCCGCCGCCGCGCGAACTGGGCCTGCTGTGGCGCAATCCGTCGCAGCGGGGGCGCTGGGTGCGCACGCTGCTGCAGTGCGCGCAAGAGATCGTGAAGGCGCCATAGCGCGGCGCGGGGCGGTCAGTCGATGCGCACGTTGGCCTGTTGCGCCACCTTGCGCCATTTTTCGATTTCGTCGCGCAGAAAGCGGTTGAACTCGGCGGGCGTGGACCCGACCGGCGTCATGCCCAGGCCGGCCATGGTCTGCGCCACCTGCTTCGAATGAACCACCGCGGCGGCCGCATCGCGGATCGCCGCCACGGTTGCCGCCGGCGTCCTGGCGGGAGCGATCAGCCCGAACATGCTGCCCACCTCGAAGCCCGGCAGCGTTTCCGCCACCGTCGGGTACTGGGGGAACGCCGCATCGCGCTGCGGCGACGCCAGGGCAATGACTTTCAGCCGGCCGCTGCGCACCATGGGCAGCGCCGATTGCAGCACGTCGAACATCACGTCGACCTGTCCGCCGACCAAGTCGGTCTGGGCGGGGCCGCTGCCCTTGTACGGCACGTGCACGATGTCGATGCCGGCGGCCTGCTTGAACATTTCGCCCGCCAGGTGGGTAGAGGTGCCCGCGCCCGGCGAGGCGTACGTCAGCTCGCCGGGATGCCGGCGCGCCCGGGCAATGAGCTCGGCCACGGTGTTGAAGGGCGCGTCGGCGCGCGTGACCAGCACCAGCTTCGATTCGGCCAGCTGGGTAATGCCCTGCAGGTCGGCCAGCGTGTCGTATGGCATGGAGCGGCGCACGGAAGGGTTGATGGTGTACGCGCTGATCACGATGCCCATGGTGCGGCCGTCGGGCGCGGCCCGGGCGACGTGATCGGTGCCGATCAGCGTGCCGGCGCCGGGCTTGTTCTCGACGATGACGGGCTGTTTCCAGCGCGCCTGCAGTCCCTCGGCCAGCATCCGGGCCAGCGTGTCGGTGGGTCCGCCCGCGGGAAACGGCACCACCAGGTGGACCGGCCCGTCTGGAAATGCCGGCGCCGCCCAGCTCAATGGCGACACGATGGCGGCCATGCAGGCCAGGATGGCGATCAGTGTTTTTTTCATGGTTGTCTCCGTTCTTCTCCGCTTGGCGCGGATGATGTCGTTGTGCAAGGGACGGCTATTGCGCCGAGGCGGCTTCCAGGGTCGTGGTGCGGCGCAGTTCGCGCCGGGCCGCGAGATCGAAAGGCCGGCCGCGATGCAGCGTGCTGCGGTTGTCCCACATGACCAGGTCCGCCGGCCGCCAGGCATGCCGGTACACAAAGCGCGGCTGGGTGGCGTGTTCCAGCAGATCCATCAGCAGCAGGCGCCCTTCGGCGACGCTCAGTTCCAGCACGCGGCTGGCGTGGGCGCCGATGAACAGCAGCTCGCGGCCGCTGCCGGGATGGCGGCGCACCAGCGGCCACACCACCGGCGGGATGGCCTGGCGCTGCGCTTCGGAATAGTCGTCGTCGCCGAGCAGGAAGCGCGAATGCAGCGCATAGTGTTCGGCTCGCAGCTCCCGCAGGCGCTGCCGCTGCGCCGGCGGCAGGGCGTCGCAGGCGGCGCGCATGTCGGCGAATTCAGTCTCGCCGCCCGCCGCGGGCAGCACCACGGCATGCAGCATGGAATAGCGGGCGGGCGGGTTCTGGAACGAACTGTCGCTGTGCCACAGCTGGTTTGCCAGGTTGCCCACGATCTTGCGGTGATTGCGATCGGCCACCTGGCCGGTCTCGTCCACGTTGGAGATGTCCAGCAGCGCTTCGTGGGCCAGGCGGTTGGGCGCTTTTGATGCTTTTTTGAAACCCAGGTCCAGTTTTCCGAAGTTCTGGGCGAACCGGAGCTGGGCTTCCGGCGCCAGCGCCTGCCCGCGGAACACCAGCACGGCGTGTTCGTCCATGGCGGCTTCGATGGCGCGGATATCCGGGGAATCCAGGGGGGACGACAAGTCCAGGCCACCGGCCTCGGCCGCGAAGCCGGGCATGATGGGGGTAAGCGACAGCGGCATGTGTCCTCCGTTTAATGAAATTTGATTTTATTATATTTGATAAAAATCAATGCGCAAGGATTTTTCAGGCCAGATAGAATCACTTATCTGGTTGTTGATTCCACAATTTCGCGCCTGTCTGCCTGCGAACCATGAATCGGAGTGTGTTGATGCACGAAGCCCCCCAAGGGGAACCCGCCGAGGGCGAAGTCAGCGCCCTGGCGCGCGGCCTGGCGGTGCTGCGCTATATCGGCGCCAGCGACGCCGCGGCCACGCTCAAGGAAATATCCGAAGGCACGGGCATTCCCAAGCCCACCGCGTTGCGCCTGGTCGGCACGCTGCTGGCGGCCGGCCTGCTCAAGCGCGTGCCGGGCTCGGAACGCTACGCGCTGGGCCCCGGCATCATGGCGCTCAGCCATTCGTACCTGAACAAGCTGGACATGCGCGCCGAGGCGCGCGTGCACATGCGGGCGTTCGCCGAGGAAGCGGGCACCACCGTGCACCTGGGCACGCGCGACCGGCTGGAAATGGTGCTGCTTGAAACGGTGCGTCCGGTATCGGCCGCGCTGGTCATGCGCATCGGCGTGGGTGACCGGCTGGGGCTGGCCACATCGGCGTCCGGCCGGGCCTACCTGGCGGCGCTGCCCGATGACGACCGCGAGCGCCTGATCGACACCTTGCGCATCAGCATGGAAAACCGCTGGCCCGCCGTCGCGCCGCATCTGCGCCAGGCCATCGCGCAATATCGCCAGGCCGGCTATGTGGCGTCGTACGGCGACTGGCATCCCGACGTGAACGCCATTGCCGTGCCGCTGGTGATGCCCGATGGCGAAATCTATTCCCTGAACTGCGGCGGCCCCGCGTTCAAGCTGCCGCCCGAAACACTGGCCGGCGCCGTGGCGCAGCGCCTGCTCGCGTGCGTGCAGGCCATCATGGCGGACACCGGCGCCACGCTGCCGCGCGCATCGTAGGGCGCCAGCGCGGCCCCGCGCCGCGACAGGCGAACGGTTTCGTCGAGTGAATGGGCCTTTTCGTCGAAAAGGCCTTGTTCCGCAAGACCCCAAACAACATAATCGGGGCGCGATGGCACTTCCCGACTCCCCCTCCGCCCTGTTCAGTTCAGCCAGCCAGGAGCTCAGCCGAGGCGAGTCTTCGGTGGGCTTCTGGCGCGCCCAGGTGCTGGGCTGGCTGTTCCTGGCGATTATCGGCTTCTGCATCCGCCTGGCCGTGTTCGGCAGCCCCGAGGCGGCATTCTGGCTGACCCTCAGCCTGGAGCCGCTGGCTTTCCTGCTGACCAGCGCGGCAGCCATGTGGCACGGGCGCGGCGCGCCCAACAAGCATTCGCCCCTGCTGGTGCTGGCCTGTTCGGTGTTGCTGTGCGTGGCGGCATCGGTCCTGCTGGCCTCGATTGCCTACGCCATCCATCAATTGTTCCCGCCCCAAAGCCTGCGGGTGATGCCCGGGAACCAGTATCGCCTGGGGTTTCTTTACTACATGGGCATACTGTCCATCTGGACGCTGGTGTATTTCGGCGTGGCGGCCGAGCTTGCCGCGCGCACCGAGCGCATTTCCAAGATGAAGGCCGAAACGCACGCCCTGCGCCTGGAACTGGAGCACCTGCAGTCGCAGATAGAACCGCATTTCCTGTTCAATGCGCTTAACACCATCGTGGCCGAAATCGAAGCGCGCCCCGCCATCGCCGAAGAAATGACGCGCCGGCTGGCCGACTACCTGCGCTATTCGCTCGACCGCCGCGGGCAGGGCTTGTGCCGGCTGGACGAGGAAATCGAAGCCGCCGAGGCCTATGTGCGCATCCAGGCCCTGCGTTTTGACCGGCAGCTCGAATACCGCTGCCACATCGACCCGGCCTCGCTTGGGTGGCTGATCCCGCACATGACGCTGCAGGGGCTGGTGGAAAACGCCATCAAGCACGGCATGCGCTCGGACAGCGAATCCTTCCTGATCAATCTGCACACGCGGCGCCAGGACGACGAACTGGTCATCGCCGTGGACAACCCGGGCCAGCTGCGCGCGCCGTACGACCTGGCGAAAGGCGGGGGCGGGCTGGGCAATCTGTGCCGCCGCCTGGCCCTGTGCTACCCGGGCCGCTACGAATTTTCGCTGCACCAGCAAGGCGACCGGATCGTGGCCGAGATCCGGCTGCGCGGCGATCCGGTGGCGCGCTAGCGTGCGTCCGCGTGGGCGGCCCGTTCAGCCTGCGCGCTTCGCGGGCGGCGCGGATATCGCGCCGGGCGTGCGGGAAAACCGCGGCGAGGGCGCGGGGTGCAGCACTTGATCGATGCGTTCGAAACTGGAGCGCGCCACGAAGTGCGGATGCCGCGGCACTTCCGACAGCGACAGCACCGGAGTGACGCACGCTTCGGTATCCTGGAACACTCCGGCCCAGTGATCCCGCGTATGCCCGGCGAAGATGCCGGCCAGCCTGGCGCGCATGCCGGGCCAGCTGGCCTGGTCGTGCTGGCCGGGCAGCGATCCGGGGTCCAGGCCCAGGCCCGCGAGCAGCGCGGCATAGAAGCGCGGTTCGATGGCGCCCACCGCGACCGCCTTGCCGTCAGAGGTGGCGTAAGTCGTATAGAAAGGCGCGCCGCCGTCCAGCAGGTTGCTGGCCCGGCGGTCGCGCCATTGTCCGCACTGCCAGCGGCCCAGGATGGGCGCCAGCATCGACAGCGCGCCGTCGACCATGGCCGCGTCGACGATCTGGCCCTTGCCGCTTTGCCGCGCTTCCAGCAGCGCGGCCAGCACGCCCGTCAGCAGCAGCATGCCGCCCGCGCCGAAATCCCCGATCAGGTTCAGCGGAACCGCGGGCGGGCCGGCCTCGGGCCCGATGCCATGAAGCACGCCGCTGGCGGCCAGATAGTTGATGTCGTGGCCCACTGCCTGGGCCAGGGGGCCGGTCTGGCCCCATCCGGTGACGCGCCCGTACACCAGGGCGGCATTGCGCGCCCAGCAGGCGTCCGGCCCCAGGCCCAGGCGCTCCATGACGCCCGGGCGCAGGCCTTCCAGCAGGACATCCGCATCCGCCACCAGGTCCAGCACCGCCTGCCGGCCTGCTTCGGTCTTGAGGTCGGCGGCCACCGCCTGCTTGCCGCGCGCGGTCAGTTCGAAGCGCGCGTCGCGCGGGATGCCCATGTCGGCGGGCGTCGGCCTTTCGATGCGAATGACGGTGGCGCCCATGTCCGCAAGCATCATCCCTGCCCAGGGAACCGGGCCAGGCGTTTCCAGCTCCAGCACGCGAAATCCGGCCAGCGGGCCTTTCATGGCGCCTCGCCGAAGTCTATGAGGGTTCTGCCGCTGGTGGCGCCCTGCAGCTGCCGGTCGGCGTGCGCGGGCAGCTCGTCCAGCGCGATCGTGTGAACGTGCGGCGCCAGCGCCTCGAAGCCGGGCGCCCACTCGGCGGCCAGTTTCTGCCACAGGCGCTTGCGCTGGGGCCAGCCGGCGTTGGCCACGATGCCGAACAGATGCACCCGGCGCATGATGAACGGCAGCACGCTGCCGTCGTAGCTGTTCCCGCCGGCATTGCCCACGGAAGCCACCAGGCCTTCGTCTTTCATCGAGCG is from Bordetella petrii and encodes:
- a CDS encoding Bug family tripartite tricarboxylate transporter substrate binding protein, which gives rise to MIHNRSALRRQGCSVILASLLSASLGLALPAAAQAEQASQFPSRPIRFIVPYAAGGLPDTVARVVAQGLTISMGQPVVVENKPGANGVVAAQALASSPADGYSYLVTDGSMMSINPSLYKNLPYDPKRDFVPVSLIATSPLFLATSTQTGITSLQDFVKRVKAKPGVMNYGSSGVGSSHHLTMEAMKIALKLDISHVPFRGSGQSVPAMIGNQVDVVFAALPSLSGFADKGQARILATNAGKRSALAPDIPAISEIIPGFNFAVTVGALAPTGTPDFAVQKLSAAIAKAVKDAAVVKQFNTLGIEPVGGTPAEYEAAIDDEAKRYQSAIQAAGIKAD
- the pcaG gene encoding protocatechuate 3,4-dioxygenase subunit alpha; translated protein: MPVLKQTPSQTIGPFFAYGLCPEQYNFELASLFTPVLAERHAAGQPITIEGRVYDGSGKAVDDAVIEMLQADAAGQYAESLEGIAASGFKGFARVGTGTDAQSRFVVETIKPGALGPASAPHIDVIVMMRGMLLHAYTRIYFEDDAAAHAQDAVLAAVPPERRGTLIARRLPYAGRNAYQFDIHLQGPHETVFFDV
- the pcaH gene encoding protocatechuate 3,4-dioxygenase subunit beta yields the protein MDGSTPRHTILTPRDWDAHPPYRYPDYKSSVLRSPTLPLIPLDESLKNRRAPVYGASCLGPLDHDLTRNAAKNGAPLGERIVVTGRVLDEGGRPVRNTLVEIWQANAAGRYVHKGDQHDAPLDPNFLGAGRCLTDNEGRYRFLTVKPGAYPWGNHSNAWRPNHIHFSLFGDYFGSRLVTQMYFPGDPLLQLDPIFQGTPTDARERLVSRFSLDATQEGFALGYEFDIVLRGARQTPTE
- the pcaQ gene encoding pca operon transcription factor PcaQ, whose translation is MENPFQGGRIKLRHIQCFLAVAQLNNLQRAAERLSITQPAVSKTLSELESVLGVRLFERGRRGAELTRDGRIFAPYAHTCLGSLRDGIGQLAHADDGSSVTVALGILPTVASVLLPAALRVFRQAWPMASLRVHTGRNAELLERLKAADIEFAVGRLGEPDAMAGMSFEHLFREPLTVVVRAGHALLGDGALAPLALARYPLVVPPEGTLIRQSAESVISAFGLPRQVARVESLSVSLSLELALRNDAVWFVPSSLVEERVARNELVRLPMPFGGTDEPMGLLRRTDVAQSPAALSLLDAVRQAGLQREQARVAPG
- a CDS encoding carboxymuconolactone decarboxylase family protein, with translation MSDSLPHDALERGLANRRRILGDAWVDRSVGNANTLNVEFQRMITCYAWDSIWSRPGLDPRTRRILVLAITASMGRWEEFELHIRSGLQAPADAPDAAALDLDTIREVLLQTAVYAGVPAGNTGMAIVLKVLAALDRSPPKADFWSGEPAA
- a CDS encoding lyase family protein: MAASLIDQCLDPAGDTELFSDRQWLEALLRFEAGLAAAQAAAGLVPAAAAAAIAEACAAVELDRGDFIERARRTGAFGIGLVDPIRGFLAGQAPDALPYLHWGTTTQDAVDTAHAMLTKTALAALLDELQGLVAALRALAHAHAATPMMARSLLQPAQVTSFGFKCAQSAAALQRSASQLRALAPHALCVQLGGAVGNRAAIGQRAAQVELVLAAELGLWASGQSWHTQRDAWMRLAMEASVCAGSLSKLARDWSLMSQFEVGELAEAPRGRTSSAMPHKRNSVHCMQAIALTQPVPGLAASLLGAMTQAHERAMGEWQAELSSWAPLWRRVHGAAAALRLAAEGVQVDAARMQSHIDALCEVIFSEACTDALAPLAGREAAQQAIEQLAPQALAQRRPLSALLRHWVETTRGPEPARAADQALAAATDPQRAVHASATCCVELLRTLDAAEPPSSTLEPHHV
- a CDS encoding Bug family tripartite tricarboxylate transporter substrate binding protein, with the translated sequence MSRPAPSSPSRRHALAAALGLAAASLAPAWAQGASPAMRIIVPFAPGGGNDVLARQLAHGLNEMFKLDVIVENKPGAGGNVGTEQVVRASAQSNTFLLGHTGTVSINPVLYKNLKFNASTDLQPVAMFASSALLLVVPAESPIQSVAQLADALRAKGSDMDYASSGTGTGGHLTGEMFLQTLGARAVHVPYKGTAPALADVAGGQVDFSFSVIPAAMSLVKSGKLRALAVTSAKRMQLMPDVPTMIESGVPALADFESTLTYGILAPRAAPADAVRQLEARILKVAATPGFQSRLAVEGAEPMLGNTAEYARRIQEESRKWGHVITVSGASV